CAGCTTGAGAGAATAGATGAAGCTGAAATAGCCTCCAAGAGGCCATCTGTTATTATTGTGGGCGTAGAGGAAGGAGATGCGGATATTGGTCTTGTCAGGCATTATGGTATCGAGGTTTATTCTCATATCACGCAGTCTTCAGGCAAAGGCGAGGGTAATATGAGGACTGTCTTTTTCCAGGAGATCCTCGACCAGTTGGTACATGCCATTTCCGGCTCAGAGTCTATTGTACTTGCAGGACCGGGTTTTACAAAAGAGGATTTTTTCAAGCTAGTTCAAGAAAAAGAGCCGGATATGGCTTCAAAGATCGTTTTTGAAGACACTTCATCAATTGGCATGTCCGGCTTTCAGGAAGTGCTGCGAAGGGGTGCAGTTGACAGGATCATGGAGCAATCAAGGATAGCTCGTGAATCCAGGCTCATGGATGATCTCTTAAGAGAAATAGCAATTAACGGCAAAGTAGCCTACGGGCTCTCTGAAGTTCAGATGGCTCTTGGCTATGGGGCGATAGATACACTTCTTATATGTGATGAATTACTGAGAGCAGAAAGAGAAAAAGGAGAGATAGATACTTTTTTACAGGCAGTTGAACACTCCCAGGGAAGTATAGTTGTTTTCAGCACAGATTTTGAGCCTGGGCAGAAATTGCTGGCGCTGGGTGGAATTGCAGCTCTGCTGCGGTTCAGGATATGATAGAAGTTATTGGGGTGCACTTTCTTATCTCTCTTTAAAAGCATAATCATTCTCTCTTTTTATATTTAAATATGTCGTTCCACATATCCGCTGCATCATATATATACTTATACTGGTTTGTAAATTCAAATGACAAAGTCATTTTTCACCTTTATTAATGATAATAACCTCTTTTTGGCGCTTTATTTCTTAATAACCGTATTTTCAGACTCTAAATTGTTTATGGAGTCTACTACTAGGTTTATGCTATAAATCACTCCTGTTTGATTTCTCCTCTTTCCTAAAAAGAAACAAAACACATAAATACTGCTATTAGAAAGTGTCTTGTGTAGGAGGTGTTTGGCTAAGTCTGGATAGCATGCAGTGTAAATAACTTTAAATTTATCATCATGTAGCCCATTCTTTTTCAAGGGTAGTACAACTATACATTAATAAATCTCTACGATCGTAATATTCATTATATATTTGGGAAGTGACAAACTATGGAAGGAGAAGTTACAATTAAAGATACTACAGCTGGAAGTCCGGCTGCAGTAGGTTTCTACGGTCTTGGGTTTGCAGCTACATTCGCAGGACTTTTAAACATGGGGATACTCCCAGACGCACTTATGGTAATTGCAATGGCAATTATGCTTGGTGGCATTGCAGAAGTGATCGCTGGTCTGCAGTTATGGAAGAAAGGTGACACATTCGGTGCAACCGCATTCACCATATTCGGTCTTTGGTGGCTCGGCTTTTCATACATAAACCTCGCTCCACTAGGAATTTTCAATGCAACATGGGACGCAGCAAGTGCTACATCTATGGGATTTTTCACACTTGTATGGGGTATCATAGCAACTTTGCTCACACTTGGTACATTAAAGATTGGTTTAAAGATGCTAACTGTGGTCTTTATAGTGCTAGACCTAACTTTCTTCAGTCTTGCAGCGGTATTCTTTGGAATGCTGCCACTGGGAGTCGCAGGAGCAATAACCCTTATCACAGGTCTTGCAGCACTTTACCTTGCCACTGCACTGGTCTTGAATGCAGTTGGGATGAAAATGCCAATGTAAAGCAGAAATTCGAAAATATATGGCCGGCTCTAACCGGTCTTTCTTTTTTTAAAGACTATTATGCTGGGATACACCTTTGCGGTTTATCGATGCAGAGCAATTCTTTTCCATCTTTGTAGATCCTCACTACACCACCAGATTCTGATACAATGAAAGCCACGGCGACAGTATCTCTTGTGATAGCTGCAGCGGATACATGTCTTCCTCCAAGGCCCTTATCAATATTGATGTTTCTGGCATCCACATCGAGATACCTGCCTGCCGCATGTATCTTTCCCTCTTCTGAGATCACAAATACTCCGTCCAGCTGTGCAAGTTCCTTAACTGATTCCCAGTTGTGCTCTTCAAGGATATTGCTGTCCTCAGGTGTTTGTCCCTGGTATGGGTTAATGATCAGAGGATGTGACCTATGCATGACTTCATCCACATCACCTACAATTAATGTTGTACCCATTTTTTTGCCTTCACGTCCTTTTGTGGCAATATCAAAACAAATGTTCAAAACAGCACGTACAACTTCAGGAGATACGCGTTCTCCACACTCTCTTATTCTTTTTACCATGTCGCTCTCATTAAGATCGTGGACAACTATGGCACAAGAATCTATGCTGCCCACGATCCCGACAACCGTTCCTCCCGAAATATTCCCCAGAACATGTTCTATAGAAGATATGTTTTCCAGCTCTTCCAATTTATGATAAGATTTGTCGATCATCTTGTTGGTGAATGTGCTTACTCCCTTTTCCCCGGTAGAGAATATGAGATGATCTATGAGCTCCTTCTGATCACTGAAAGCATGATATATGGGAATATCCGTAATGACATCTACAAAACAAAAGTCACCAGCCAGGATTATAGCGGAAGAGCCAAGTCCTTCGGCAAGCTTCACAGCCGTTTCGATGAAAACATTATTTTTTTGCATGCAATTCTCACTTTCACCTGTGCCCTCCAGTTTACTGCTATAATAATCAGCGATGATTCCTTTTTGTTCCATTTTGTCCCCTCTTCACATTGATTATTATATAATCATCTTATCTCTATTAAAGATACCTATGTGAGCTTGCAGCGCCAGTATTTTATGTTTTCAGTTCCACTTCTATAAAGGTGTTTTTGTGTTCAGGATATTCGTAGCTGTGGACCTTCCAAAAGAATTCCATGGAAAGATCTCTGCGATACAGTCAAGGCTCATAGGGCCTGGATTAAGACCAGTAGATCCCAGTATTGTACATATCACCCTGAAGTTTCTGGGAGATGTTGATGAGGCACAACTACCAGAGATCATCACAGCTCTTAACAGACTGGATTGTCCGTCATTTAATTCAAAAATTTCCGGGGTGGGCGCTTTTCCAGGTATGAAGAATCCCAGGATAGTATGGTTGGGTGCAGCTGGTGATTATTCATGTCTTCACGGGCAATTGGAAGCATTGCTTTCAGAAATTGGTTTTAAAAAAGAGCCACGTAAGTTCATTCCGCACGCGACTCTTGCCAGAGTCACATATCTACCTGTTCCCCGAAAGAAAGAACTCATCTCTGTAATAGATCCTCTCAGGGATTTTGATGTGGGCCTGATGAGAGTGCATACTGTGAAGCTCAAGAAAAGTACTCTGACTCCACAGGGCCCCATCTATGAGACCCTGCATGAGATTGATCTGTCCTGATCATAAAGTGAATGTGACTCTCAGGCTGAAGCGACCTCATATTTTTCAAAGCCGCTAGACTTTACTATTCTTTTGTCGTTCGTTATCAGAAGACATTCTATGCCATCAAGTTCCTCTATCATCTTAAGGCCATCCTGCTCTCCTAATACGAATACGGAAGTTGACAGTGCATCCGAGTCTATGCCAGTAGGAGCAATAACCGTAGCACTGATCAGGTTCTGGGAAGGATATCCTGTTCGAGGGTCGGCAATATGCGAGACCTTTGCTTCTTCGCTGAAATACCTTTCATAATTGCCACTGGTGGCTATAGCCATATCTGTGACTCCGACCACAGTTATCACCTGTTCGCTCATATTCGGATTCTGCAATCCCACTCTCCAGGATGTCCCATCGGGTCTATGGCCAATATAATATCCATTCCCTCCTGCATCAACAAAACCGGAGCTAATTCCATCCTTGCGAAGTGAATCTATGGCAAGGTCAAGAGCATATCCTTTTGCGATCCCGCCGAGTGTGATCTTCATCCCTTCCTCAAGGAATATATCATTTCCTTTGATTGTTATGTTGCTGGCATTCACAAGCCTTAGTGTTTCACTGATCTCATTTTCAGCAGGTGGCTGATGTGTGCCTCCGGGTACGAACTTGCTCTTCCATAGATCCAGCAGAGGTAATATTGTAATGTCGAAAGCCCCGTGGGTAATATGCTGATAATATATAGATTTATTGACTACGTATGTAAGATTGTTACTAGCATCGAAAAGTTGTGCATCAGTGTTAAGTCTGCTAAGTTCACTGGTGTTGTCGAAATAGTCCATGCTGGAGTCAACATAGTGTACTTTCTCAAAAGCATTATCTATAGCCATTCTGGCATGAGTGCTGTCAGTGTCAACCACTTTGATCGTTACTATAGTATCCATTATGCTTCTGGTATCATTGTATATTTGTGGTATAGGCTCTTGGCTAGCCACATCCTTGTCAATGCAATTTATAACGAATGATACTGATAATATCGTTATCAAGACAATGGTAACAGTTTTATACATCATGGATTATGGAATGACATAATCAATCTTAAACTTAATCAGAACTGTAATAGTCATTTAGTTGGTTCTTTCACGGAAATCTTTGATCAAAGGAAGTGTAATTATGAGCGATCACAGTGGATCTTCACCTACCGGCTCACGTTCCAGCAAGGACAAATACCTTGTTGTGGCAATCCATCAAATAATGGAAGAGTATGGATGGAGGGGAATCGAAAAGCAATTTGGTATCGTAAAACATCATATCATCTATGTGAAACCCGGTTCTCCTCTTGAGAAAATAGAACTTAAATCCAATATAGTCGGCAATCACATGGATGTTGACTTCCTTGGCATGACCCCTGAAAAAGGAATTCTGGACAAGGTTTTTGATTTTAATGTAAGGGTAGTGCGCAAGACATTCGAGATAGACAAATATGTCACGAATGATCAGAAGATCGCAAATGAACAGAGTTTGAGGAATACTATAATAGTTGCTATAAAGCAGCTTGAAGATATTGCCTCCAACACTCCCGGGGAAGTGTCAGAAAAGTGAGTGTGGTCATATTATGAAAGCTAATTTTCTCTTTGTCATTGCTATTTTAATGCTTTTCATATCCGGTGTTTATGCTTACATAGGATATAGCGGAAATGAAGTCATGGCAGCTCATTATATGACGGATCAGAAATGGTCTGATAGTGTGTGCATGGGGTGTCATTTAAAGGTAAAAGATGAAGTTGCCGGATCTTTCCATGTACAACAGGACCTTGCTGAATGGTCTTCTCTAAGAGGCCAGGGTGTTATGTTGAGTGACATGGATAAAGATACGTGGTTAAGCGTTTACGGTCCATTGCACCCGGGCGGTGGAGATCTTGAGGAATATGGTGCAGATGTGGACTGCATGGTCTGTCACGAACAGCACGGCTTATATGATTATCAGGCGCGCGTTGAAAGCATCGCTTCCAGGGATATTGCCGGTGCAAAAGGAGCTGCAATTGAAGCGGCCAGCAAAAAAGCACAGCAAGATCCTCTATATGTGTCAAGTTATGTTTTGAACATTCTTACTCCTCTTCCTATAGTTACTGAGATACACGATAATGTTAATGCGGGTCCCCGAAAGGAACAATGTAGCAGTACCTGCCATCAGGGTGAAGCTGTTACCGGTGCAGTTACATGGATGGCTGCTAACTCTTCTGAATATGATGTCCATGCAAGTGTAAATTGTGTGGAATGCCATGCAACAGAGGAGCACCAGGTCGGCCGCAGAATTCCTCTTGATTCCACACATGATGATCATGTGGCAGTAAAGAGCTGTGATGCACAAGGCTGTCATGCAGGTATCTCTCACGGAGGTATGGTTGATGCTCACCTTGAAACAATTGAATGTGAAACATGTCACATACCTCTGTTGCCAGGAGGCAATGTTACAGGTGTAACTCCAATAAACGGGTTCAACTGGGAGAATGGAGTTCTTGAAGAAACATACCATGAATCTGATTTCACACCAACGCTTGCCTGGTCAAAGGGGATATATAATGAAAAACTGCCTGTGGTGGCTAGTAAAGATGAAGAAGGTGTGAAACTTAACACTTTCAATTCGATTAAGGGTGTATGGTGGGATGAAGGTTTGGACCGGGATGTTCTGAACTATCCGGATAACAGTTCTTCACTGGGCAACCCGATACCTCCGGCTGCAGTTAAGGCAGCAGATTCTAACGGTGATGGTATTGTCACATCCTCTGAGATAAGCTCTTATGATGGTGATCTTAACAAACAGCCTGATTATCCAAATGCAGTTCTCAGGAGTGTTGACCTCCTTTACCAGATAAGTCATAACATTGCAGGCAATGATGTTGGTATGGCTAGTCCACTGCAATGTAATGACTGCCACGGTGCCTCATCCTCCGAAGAGCTTCAAAGGATACACTTTGCAGAGGAGCAGCCAAATTGTACTCAATGTCATGATATCACACCTGCCATTAACTGGAAGCTGTTGGGGTATGATAAGGATCCCGCAGGAAACGCTACTCCTACTACAGAGATCCTTGTGACCATACCCGGGCAAAAACCGCTTGAAATAGAGAGGGAACCAGCATTTAAGGAGTGAATTATAATGGAAAGTAAACGTTTAAGTAAATTACCTGAGAAGGTAATAATTCCCCTTAAACAGCATAAAGGAATGCCTTGTATTCCTATGGTCAAAAAGGGTGATTCGGTGGTCATCGGTCAAAAGATCGGTGACTGCAAAGATAATAACGATTCATCTGTCCATTCAAGTGTCTGTGGTGAGGTTCTCTCTATTGAGATGGCTCCAAATCCGGATGGAAATAAGGCACTGAGCGTTATCATCAAGACCATTGAAAGCGATGAAACAGTGGAATTCTCTCCGACTAAGAATCCTTCTCAAAATGATCTGATCGAACTGATAAAGAACTCAGGTATAGTGGAGCATTATGGTCTACCTACACAAAGCGTGCTCAATCCCGATGGTAAGAAGATAAACACAGTACTTATCAATTCCACATCTTCTGAATGGATCGGGGGTAAGTTCAGCACTCCAGAAGAATATGGTACTCAGATGCTGGAAGCTCTCAAACTTCTCATGAAAGCCGCAGGAGCTGCAAAAGGAGCTATTGTGCTACGTAGTGATGATGCAGAGTCCATAGCAGCTTTTAGCGGTATAAGATTTGAAGGGAAACAACTGGAAGTTGCCCCTCTTATAGGCAGTCGCAAGATCGGCTATTATTTCAAGGACCAGGGATCTGATATTGTAGTGGTTTCTCAGAAGCGTATATACGGTAAGCGTATTCTCAATTTCTTCACTTACAATGTAACAGGCAAAAAGGTGCCAGTTGGCTGCACTCCTGCAGATGTGGGTGTGGCTATATGCGGTGTCAAATCGGCTAAAGCTCTATATGATGCTGTATATCAGGGCAAACCTTACTATGAAACGGTTATATCCCTAGGAGGTCTTGCACATTGTCCTCCTCAAGTGCTGGTCAGAATAGGCACACCTTTCAAGGATGTGATAGAGGCATGTGGAGGTTATCCCAGTGAATCAGGTAAACTTATCGCTAACGGCATGAGGACCGGGGTTGCCCAGTACACTGATGAAGTCCCGGTAACGAAAACAACCACTCGCATCTCTTTCCTGAAACCGGAAGACATATTAAGGGATGAAGCCATCGCGTGTACTCATTGTGCAGCATGTGTGGACGTATGCCCTGTGGAATTGATTCCCAGCAAACTCGCAGTTCTGGCAGACCAGGGAAGGTTCGATGAATGTCGGAAGATCCATATAGAAAATTGTATAGAATGTGGAAAATGTGCAGTGGTCTGTCCTTCCAAGATACACATTCTCCAGTTGATACGGTTTGCTAAAGATGCTATTGAGATGGCTTATGAAGACATACCTGCGAAAGAGTCTTCGAATCTTCAGCTTAACTGCACCTGCGGAGGTGAATAAATGACGTTTACTATATCTGCTCCCCCTCATAAAAAGTCAACCGTTTCGTTCAGATCAATTATGTGGAGCAAGGTACTGGCCCTTGTGCCCGTGAGCCTTATATCCATATATTTCTTCGGTATACCTGCCTTGAGTATAATTCTTATTAGTGTGCTCGCGGCAGTGGCAACAGAATTTGGTATTCAGACAGTGTTCAAACAGAATGTAACTATAAAGAATGGCAATGCGGTCCTTATAGGGCTCATGCTGGCTCTTTTGATGCCTCCGGAAGTTCCTTTATGGCTTCCTGTAGTAAGTTCTTTCTTTGCCATAGCGATTGGTAAGCTTGCTTTTGGCGGTATTGGCTCCTATGTCTTTAATCCGGTATTGGCTGCCTGGATCTTCTGTAAGACTGCGTGGAGCGGTTTTATGACTCCTGCATCCACACCTCACATCGGGCAGTTATCTGATCTGTTGCTTGAACAAGGAGCAGGCTTTTTGGTTGAGGTATCCCCGATTGCTTTGATAGGTGGTGTGTACCTCATTTACAAAAGATATGTCGAATGGAGGATTCCCCTGGCCTTTTTCCTTACAATGGTCATCTTCCCTCAGGCTCTGAAAGTTTTGTCATCAATTATCCAGCTGGCAAATGAAGGCGTACTTAATCCTTTGATGTACCTCTCACAATTATTTGGATTTTTGGACCTTAGCGGGGAGCTGAGGTATTCAATGATAGGTATTGTTTTCTTCGGTATACTCTTCATTGCTACAGATACTCCCTCATCACCGGTTTCCAAGAAAGGCCGTTTGATCTATGGAATAGTATGC
This DNA window, taken from Methanomethylovorans hollandica DSM 15978, encodes the following:
- a CDS encoding mRNA surveillance protein pelota, whose product is MRVMKKNLRGNEGEISVLAETLDDLWHLKYIIEAGDLVFAVTKRKADAATDKLRPEKIEKKTVRLGVRVEGLEFHKFSNRLRVHGVIEHGMDIGSHHTFNIEGGTDLSIIKVWKKDQLERIDEAEIASKRPSVIIVGVEEGDADIGLVRHYGIEVYSHITQSSGKGEGNMRTVFFQEILDQLVHAISGSESIVLAGPGFTKEDFFKLVQEKEPDMASKIVFEDTSSIGMSGFQEVLRRGAVDRIMEQSRIARESRLMDDLLREIAINGKVAYGLSEVQMALGYGAIDTLLICDELLRAEREKGEIDTFLQAVEHSQGSIVVFSTDFEPGQKLLALGGIAALLRFRI
- a CDS encoding acetate uptake transporter, whose amino-acid sequence is MEGEVTIKDTTAGSPAAVGFYGLGFAATFAGLLNMGILPDALMVIAMAIMLGGIAEVIAGLQLWKKGDTFGATAFTIFGLWWLGFSYINLAPLGIFNATWDAASATSMGFFTLVWGIIATLLTLGTLKIGLKMLTVVFIVLDLTFFSLAAVFFGMLPLGVAGAITLITGLAALYLATALVLNAVGMKMPM
- a CDS encoding DNA integrity scanning protein DisA nucleotide-binding domain protein → MEQKGIIADYYSSKLEGTGESENCMQKNNVFIETAVKLAEGLGSSAIILAGDFCFVDVITDIPIYHAFSDQKELIDHLIFSTGEKGVSTFTNKMIDKSYHKLEELENISSIEHVLGNISGGTVVGIVGSIDSCAIVVHDLNESDMVKRIRECGERVSPEVVRAVLNICFDIATKGREGKKMGTTLIVGDVDEVMHRSHPLIINPYQGQTPEDSNILEEHNWESVKELAQLDGVFVISEEGKIHAAGRYLDVDARNINIDKGLGGRHVSAAAITRDTVAVAFIVSESGGVVRIYKDGKELLCIDKPQRCIPA
- the thpR gene encoding RNA 2',3'-cyclic phosphodiesterase, with amino-acid sequence MFRIFVAVDLPKEFHGKISAIQSRLIGPGLRPVDPSIVHITLKFLGDVDEAQLPEIITALNRLDCPSFNSKISGVGAFPGMKNPRIVWLGAAGDYSCLHGQLEALLSEIGFKKEPRKFIPHATLARVTYLPVPRKKELISVIDPLRDFDVGLMRVHTVKLKKSTLTPQGPIYETLHEIDLS
- a CDS encoding FAD:protein FMN transferase, yielding MDTIVTIKVVDTDSTHARMAIDNAFEKVHYVDSSMDYFDNTSELSRLNTDAQLFDASNNLTYVVNKSIYYQHITHGAFDITILPLLDLWKSKFVPGGTHQPPAENEISETLRLVNASNITIKGNDIFLEEGMKITLGGIAKGYALDLAIDSLRKDGISSGFVDAGGNGYYIGHRPDGTSWRVGLQNPNMSEQVITVVGVTDMAIATSGNYERYFSEEAKVSHIADPRTGYPSQNLISATVIAPTGIDSDALSTSVFVLGEQDGLKMIEELDGIECLLITNDKRIVKSSGFEKYEVASA
- the mmcA gene encoding methanogenesis multiheme c-type cytochrome, translating into MKANFLFVIAILMLFISGVYAYIGYSGNEVMAAHYMTDQKWSDSVCMGCHLKVKDEVAGSFHVQQDLAEWSSLRGQGVMLSDMDKDTWLSVYGPLHPGGGDLEEYGADVDCMVCHEQHGLYDYQARVESIASRDIAGAKGAAIEAASKKAQQDPLYVSSYVLNILTPLPIVTEIHDNVNAGPRKEQCSSTCHQGEAVTGAVTWMAANSSEYDVHASVNCVECHATEEHQVGRRIPLDSTHDDHVAVKSCDAQGCHAGISHGGMVDAHLETIECETCHIPLLPGGNVTGVTPINGFNWENGVLEETYHESDFTPTLAWSKGIYNEKLPVVASKDEEGVKLNTFNSIKGVWWDEGLDRDVLNYPDNSSSLGNPIPPAAVKAADSNGDGIVTSSEISSYDGDLNKQPDYPNAVLRSVDLLYQISHNIAGNDVGMASPLQCNDCHGASSSEELQRIHFAEEQPNCTQCHDITPAINWKLLGYDKDPAGNATPTTEILVTIPGQKPLEIEREPAFKE
- the rnfC gene encoding Rnf electron transport complex subunit RnfC, which translates into the protein MESKRLSKLPEKVIIPLKQHKGMPCIPMVKKGDSVVIGQKIGDCKDNNDSSVHSSVCGEVLSIEMAPNPDGNKALSVIIKTIESDETVEFSPTKNPSQNDLIELIKNSGIVEHYGLPTQSVLNPDGKKINTVLINSTSSEWIGGKFSTPEEYGTQMLEALKLLMKAAGAAKGAIVLRSDDAESIAAFSGIRFEGKQLEVAPLIGSRKIGYYFKDQGSDIVVVSQKRIYGKRILNFFTYNVTGKKVPVGCTPADVGVAICGVKSAKALYDAVYQGKPYYETVISLGGLAHCPPQVLVRIGTPFKDVIEACGGYPSESGKLIANGMRTGVAQYTDEVPVTKTTTRISFLKPEDILRDEAIACTHCAACVDVCPVELIPSKLAVLADQGRFDECRKIHIENCIECGKCAVVCPSKIHILQLIRFAKDAIEMAYEDIPAKESSNLQLNCTCGGE
- the rnfD gene encoding Rnf electron transport complex subunit RnfD, which translates into the protein MTFTISAPPHKKSTVSFRSIMWSKVLALVPVSLISIYFFGIPALSIILISVLAAVATEFGIQTVFKQNVTIKNGNAVLIGLMLALLMPPEVPLWLPVVSSFFAIAIGKLAFGGIGSYVFNPVLAAWIFCKTAWSGFMTPASTPHIGQLSDLLLEQGAGFLVEVSPIALIGGVYLIYKRYVEWRIPLAFFLTMVIFPQALKVLSSIIQLANEGVLNPLMYLSQLFGFLDLSGELRYSMIGIVFFGILFIATDTPSSPVSKKGRLIYGIVCGLLVSIYGYFANYVEATFYGLFLANCVASFIEVNTAPASFGTEGLLGKLYGRIINKLPSGLKMEVLSDE